One part of the Syntrophorhabdaceae bacterium genome encodes these proteins:
- a CDS encoding ATP-binding protein translates to MKTVVEILSRTPQIFQALIDNIPSPVYYKDSRGVYLLYNKAFSEYFGLTDDQVIGKDVFQLPLRREEAEVHHAMDQELLGEPGGVRSYEIKSVRCDGSVHYDLNKKAALSGDDGSVGGIVGVIIDVSDQKRMEGDILKAKNLQSLGTLAGGIAHDFNNLLMAIVGNLSLARMNTPDNGRLMDYLNEAERIAFLGKSLTQQLLTFSRGGNPVQSIIQPGPLVSSVAARVLRGFPVDCVYDIPPDILSIEADEEQIRQVIENILRNARESMPAGGKITIAIRNVSLPPEDRLPLIEEDYVRISITDEGTGILPEDIPKIFDPYYTTKGMGSEKGVGLGLAISYAIVRKHNGSISVESAKGRGSVFHINLPAYKQEVGREAAAAGRPAGVREGRVLLLDDEEMVLEIGKELLEYLGYSVRTVQNGEEAVALYKQAAELKSPFDAVILDLAIPGSMGGKEVLRELLRIDPMVKGIISSGYLNDPVVADYREYGFKEVLTKPYDSIELDEKLRKVIGEG, encoded by the coding sequence GTGAAAACGGTAGTAGAGATCCTTTCGAGGACACCTCAGATTTTTCAAGCGCTCATCGACAACATACCCAGTCCTGTCTATTACAAGGACTCGCGGGGTGTTTATCTCCTTTACAATAAGGCCTTCAGCGAATACTTCGGACTTACCGACGACCAGGTCATCGGTAAGGACGTTTTCCAGCTTCCCTTGAGGCGGGAAGAGGCTGAGGTCCATCATGCGATGGACCAGGAGCTTCTCGGCGAGCCCGGCGGTGTCAGATCCTACGAAATAAAAAGCGTCAGGTGCGACGGTTCCGTGCACTACGACCTGAACAAGAAGGCCGCGCTTTCAGGCGATGACGGAAGCGTCGGCGGTATCGTCGGTGTTATCATAGATGTCAGCGACCAAAAGAGAATGGAAGGGGACATCCTCAAGGCCAAGAATCTCCAATCCCTGGGGACCCTTGCCGGCGGTATCGCCCATGATTTCAACAATCTTCTCATGGCCATCGTGGGAAACCTTTCTCTTGCCAGGATGAACACGCCCGACAACGGACGGTTGATGGACTATCTCAACGAGGCGGAAAGGATCGCCTTTCTCGGAAAGTCGCTGACGCAGCAGCTCCTCACATTTTCCCGCGGAGGCAATCCGGTTCAGAGCATAATCCAGCCGGGCCCCCTTGTAAGCTCCGTCGCCGCCCGGGTTCTGCGCGGTTTTCCCGTGGATTGCGTCTACGACATCCCCCCCGATATCCTTTCCATCGAAGCCGATGAGGAACAGATCAGGCAGGTTATCGAGAATATCCTCAGGAATGCGAGGGAGTCCATGCCGGCGGGCGGGAAGATCACCATCGCCATAAGGAATGTCAGCCTCCCCCCGGAGGACAGGCTTCCTCTCATAGAAGAAGACTATGTGAGGATATCCATCACCGATGAGGGAACAGGTATTTTGCCCGAGGACATCCCGAAGATCTTCGACCCTTATTACACGACGAAGGGGATGGGGTCCGAAAAGGGGGTCGGCCTCGGCCTCGCCATCTCCTACGCCATTGTCAGGAAGCATAACGGCAGCATCTCCGTCGAATCGGCAAAAGGGCGGGGCTCCGTCTTTCACATCAATCTTCCCGCATACAAGCAAGAGGTGGGAAGGGAGGCGGCAGCGGCCGGCCGGCCGGCAGGCGTGCGTGAAGGCAGGGTTCTTCTCCTCGATGACGAAGAGATGGTCCTGGAGATAGGAAAGGAACTTCTCGAGTATCTTGGCTATTCTGTGAGGACGGTGCAGAATGGGGAAGAAGCGGTCGCTCTCTACAAGCAGGCAGCGGAGTTGAAAAGCCCCTTTGATGCCGTCATCCTTGATCTCGCCATCCCGGGGAGCATGGGTGGGAAAGAGGTCCTGCGGGAGCTCCTCCGGATCGATCCCATGGTCAAGGGGATCATATCGAGCGGATATCTCAACGATCCCGTCGTTGCCGATTACCGGGAATACGGTTTTAAGGAAGTGCTGACAAAACCTTACGATTCAATAGAACTGGACGAGAAGCTGAGGAAAGTCATTGGAGAAGGATAA
- a CDS encoding RNA polymerase factor sigma-32, giving the protein MDDDKISKKRPVRTGTEDSSLPTTFDPLRKYLSEVSRYSVLSREEEFEVARKVYEDKDRDAAEKLAMSNLKLVVKISLEYYNTYLNVLDLIQEGNVGLLHAVKKFNPYKGTKFSTYASFWIRAYILKYIMDSWSLVKVGTTQSQRKLFYRLNKEKQKLEALGMFPAPALLASNLDVKEEEIEEMQKRLAFTDVSLDSPIHEEGDDTMMDMMKGGDDVEEVVADREKREILALRVKEFKKDLNDKEVFIFDHRIMAEEPLTLQEIGEQFKISRERARQIENRVIKKFKERFQNEFQELDF; this is encoded by the coding sequence ATGGACGACGACAAGATCTCCAAGAAACGGCCGGTGCGTACAGGAACTGAAGACAGCTCGCTGCCTACCACCTTCGACCCCCTGAGGAAATATCTCTCCGAGGTCTCGCGCTACAGCGTTCTCTCGCGGGAGGAGGAATTCGAGGTAGCGAGGAAGGTCTACGAGGACAAGGACAGGGATGCCGCAGAGAAACTTGCCATGTCCAACCTGAAGCTTGTCGTCAAGATCTCCCTGGAGTACTATAACACCTATCTCAATGTCCTCGACCTGATCCAGGAAGGCAACGTCGGTCTCCTTCACGCCGTGAAAAAGTTCAACCCCTACAAAGGGACAAAATTCTCCACCTACGCATCGTTCTGGATACGGGCGTACATATTGAAGTACATCATGGATTCATGGAGTCTCGTGAAGGTGGGAACGACGCAAAGTCAGAGAAAACTCTTCTACCGCCTTAACAAGGAGAAGCAGAAACTGGAGGCTCTCGGAATGTTCCCGGCGCCGGCCCTCCTTGCAAGCAACCTCGATGTGAAAGAAGAAGAGATCGAGGAGATGCAGAAAAGGCTCGCTTTTACCGATGTCTCCCTCGATTCTCCCATCCACGAGGAGGGTGACGATACCATGATGGACATGATGAAGGGTGGGGACGATGTGGAGGAGGTTGTTGCAGACAGGGAGAAAAGGGAGATCCTAGCGCTGAGGGTGAAGGAGTTCAAGAAGGACCTGAACGATAAGGAGGTCTTTATCTTCGACCACCGGATCATGGCTGAGGAACCCCTGACGCTGCAGGAGATCGGGGAGCAGTTCAAGATTTCACGGGAGCGGGCGAGACAGATCGAGAACAGGGTGATAAAGAAGTTCAAGGAACGATTCCAGAATGAGTTCCAGGAGCTTGATTTCTAG
- a CDS encoding cytochrome c biogenesis CcdA family protein — MDSGGLSPMNVSALAAFVSGLLSFFTPCILPLVPSYLIYVSGITVSDVAAPTREHRKRVFFHSLAFILGFSFVFVALGISTSLIGGFFANYQVYIIPLGGIILIVLGLLYLDIIKISLFNRQHMMQLKQKPIGLAGSFVVGLTFSLGWTPCVGPALSSILIVASVTGDTSHGIYLLSSYSLGLAIPFIISSLLFDKLFILLKRYGFVARYAVKVLGALLILLGLLMVSSYYITLNLWIGTVLPTGI, encoded by the coding sequence ATGGATTCCGGCGGCCTGTCACCGATGAACGTCAGCGCCCTCGCCGCCTTCGTATCAGGCCTTCTCTCTTTCTTCACCCCATGCATCCTCCCCCTGGTTCCTTCTTATCTCATCTACGTCAGCGGGATAACCGTCAGCGATGTCGCGGCTCCCACAAGAGAACACAGAAAAAGGGTGTTCTTTCATTCGCTCGCCTTCATCCTCGGTTTCTCTTTTGTCTTTGTGGCCCTGGGCATCTCCACGTCCCTGATCGGCGGGTTCTTCGCCAACTATCAGGTCTACATCATACCTCTCGGAGGCATCATTCTCATCGTGCTCGGTCTCCTGTACCTCGATATCATCAAGATATCTCTCTTCAACCGTCAGCACATGATGCAGCTCAAACAGAAACCCATAGGACTTGCGGGATCCTTCGTCGTGGGCCTGACCTTTTCCCTGGGATGGACGCCCTGTGTCGGCCCGGCGCTCTCTTCGATCCTCATCGTGGCTTCCGTGACCGGGGACACTTCCCATGGGATCTACCTGCTTTCGTCCTATTCCCTTGGGCTGGCGATACCTTTTATCATCTCGTCGCTTCTCTTCGACAAGCTTTTCATCCTCCTCAAGAGATATGGCTTCGTCGCCCGGTATGCCGTCAAGGTACTCGGCGCCCTCCTGATCCTCCTGGGCCTGCTCATGGTCAGTTCATACTACATTACCTTGAATCTGTGGATAGGGACGGTGCTCCCGACCGGGATTTGA
- a CDS encoding Ppx/GppA phosphatase family protein, whose product MKYAAIDIGTNTILLLVAEKHEGERTFRDIVDMSTVVRLGEGLVNSHNLSRAAMSRTVDGLRRYMDIAESHGVERLFCVGTAALREASNSGEFLTSVRDTFGFDVEIISARDEAYYTYLSVRDDDMVRNAGMTIIDIGGGSTEIISGTDKDFVGYTSLPMGSVRLTDAFVSHDPPLEEEMESVASYIKEKLSTVACTPGSVLLGTGGTVTNIAAMVAGIERYDKGIIHGLVMELRQLKKLMVSLAALTSDQRKLVKGMEPGREDIIVQGAVILKEIMEHGRFDRCKVSAAGVRYGVMYERCLVG is encoded by the coding sequence ATGAAATATGCCGCCATTGATATCGGGACAAATACGATCCTCCTCCTCGTCGCCGAGAAGCACGAGGGGGAAAGGACGTTTCGCGACATCGTCGACATGTCGACCGTCGTAAGGCTGGGCGAGGGTCTTGTAAACTCGCACAATCTCAGCCGTGCCGCAATGTCCCGAACGGTCGACGGGCTAAGGCGATACATGGATATAGCAGAGTCACATGGCGTCGAACGGCTCTTTTGCGTGGGCACTGCGGCCCTCAGGGAGGCCTCGAACAGCGGTGAGTTCCTCACCTCCGTGAGAGACACCTTCGGCTTCGACGTTGAGATAATAAGTGCCCGTGATGAGGCGTACTATACCTATCTTTCCGTGCGGGACGACGATATGGTGCGAAATGCCGGGATGACCATAATCGACATCGGGGGAGGCAGCACGGAGATAATAAGCGGAACCGACAAGGACTTTGTCGGATACACTTCCCTGCCGATGGGAAGCGTCAGGCTTACCGATGCGTTTGTATCCCATGACCCGCCCCTCGAGGAAGAAATGGAGAGCGTGGCTTCATACATAAAGGAAAAGCTTTCCACGGTCGCCTGTACCCCCGGAAGCGTTCTGCTGGGGACGGGAGGTACGGTAACGAACATCGCCGCCATGGTGGCCGGTATTGAGAGGTACGACAAGGGGATCATACACGGTCTGGTGATGGAACTCAGGCAACTGAAGAAATTAATGGTTTCCCTGGCGGCACTGACGAGTGATCAAAGGAAGCTTGTGAAGGGAATGGAACCGGGCAGGGAGGATATCATCGTCCAGGGGGCGGTCATTCTGAAGGAGATCATGGAACACGGAAGATTTGACCGATGCAAGGTCAGTGCTGCAGGTGTCAGGTACGGGGTGATGTACGAGAGGTGTCTGGTCGGGTAG
- a CDS encoding DNA internalization-related competence protein ComEC/Rec2 — MEAVRPFTLAPILIALGVLVVALPFLLKGRRGWLTGTTLVAAFVLAGILRVALSLLNQPLYPVDPEASLYRGWVIESSRGSRIIELEEPSHLAGTRALLRSDSSAAIGDELTVFGSLKEIVVTFRNPYHISWKWVKKLEGTFCEIRGDILSIQPGKRLIDGWRRHLAGKIDASRARHTSVVKALTVGDTTGLDEATKTLFLETGTSHILSISGSHLAVVAAFFFLIARFAFRISSRMCQSGADRRCAALLTIPFAILFMLIAGSSLPTIRATIMIVIYMLALFFERSRHTENALFLSALAILVVFPHSLFSPSFQLTFSGVLFIILVSRIIQPALLKVHRLARWFLSLMVMGLTATAATLPVVLYHFHGFNPLSFLHNFIAVPLMCLISTPLALAGLVAPFGDHLLRLSGMIIEVTIAILDRLNWGYIYPVVRPNLPEALLYLVAIFSLLFIRRRSVRFAFFAFVMPLLLVTAYVTWQKRFNNQDLCVSYLDVGLGDAMLVEAPLGVRLLIDGGGFHGSDFDTGRAVIAPVLLSKKISTLDYVVSTHPHEDHLGGLRFILRHFRVNAFAGAACLAQELHMKRIQDILGEQNIPSLLLTAGDVLPLSSGPDIAVLAPSGETSVEDLNDSSLVLRMTFGAKSFLFTGDIGEDIEKMLVLSEAPLRSSVLKVPHHGSRHSSTAHFIRAIKPQLAVLSVGPGIRGIPSREAIARYAFLSVPLYRTDRDGCVTVCTDGRKLTVERDNNQ, encoded by the coding sequence GTGGAGGCTGTCCGCCCTTTTACTCTTGCCCCAATACTGATCGCCCTCGGTGTCCTTGTTGTCGCCCTTCCTTTCTTGCTTAAGGGAAGGCGCGGCTGGCTGACGGGTACAACACTTGTCGCCGCCTTCGTGCTTGCCGGAATCCTCAGAGTGGCCCTCTCCCTTCTTAACCAGCCGCTTTATCCTGTCGACCCGGAGGCTTCGCTCTACCGGGGGTGGGTCATTGAATCGTCCCGGGGTTCCAGGATCATAGAGCTTGAAGAACCATCGCACCTTGCAGGCACAAGGGCCCTCCTCCGGTCCGACAGCTCCGCGGCCATCGGGGATGAACTGACCGTCTTCGGCTCCCTGAAGGAGATCGTGGTCACCTTCAGGAACCCCTATCACATCTCGTGGAAGTGGGTGAAGAAGCTTGAGGGAACCTTCTGCGAGATACGGGGCGATATACTGTCAATCCAGCCGGGAAAGAGACTGATCGACGGCTGGAGAAGGCACCTTGCCGGGAAGATCGATGCGAGCCGAGCCCGGCATACCTCGGTCGTCAAGGCACTGACAGTTGGTGATACGACGGGCCTTGACGAGGCAACAAAGACCCTCTTTCTTGAAACGGGTACATCGCATATCCTCTCCATATCAGGGTCACACCTCGCGGTCGTCGCCGCCTTCTTTTTCCTCATCGCAAGGTTTGCTTTCCGCATATCCTCCCGAATGTGTCAAAGCGGGGCTGATCGCAGGTGCGCCGCCCTTCTCACCATACCCTTTGCGATCCTCTTCATGCTCATCGCCGGGTCCAGCCTTCCCACCATACGGGCAACGATCATGATAGTCATCTATATGCTTGCACTTTTCTTCGAGCGCAGCCGACATACGGAAAACGCGCTGTTCCTGAGCGCTCTTGCCATACTCGTGGTCTTCCCCCATTCTCTTTTCTCTCCCTCCTTCCAGCTGACATTCAGCGGCGTGCTTTTTATCATCCTCGTCAGCCGAATAATTCAGCCCGCTCTTCTAAAGGTCCATCGCCTCGCCAGGTGGTTCCTGTCGTTGATGGTCATGGGCCTGACGGCGACGGCGGCAACACTTCCTGTTGTCCTTTACCATTTTCACGGTTTTAATCCCTTGAGCTTTCTCCATAATTTCATCGCCGTTCCCCTTATGTGCCTCATTTCGACACCGCTGGCCCTTGCGGGCCTTGTTGCGCCATTCGGCGATCATTTGCTGCGCCTGTCAGGAATGATCATCGAAGTCACCATTGCGATATTGGACAGGCTGAACTGGGGGTATATCTATCCCGTTGTGCGGCCAAACCTTCCCGAGGCGCTCCTTTATCTGGTCGCCATTTTCTCCCTTCTCTTCATCAGGCGACGATCCGTAAGGTTCGCGTTCTTCGCCTTCGTTATGCCCCTTCTCCTCGTCACCGCATACGTCACCTGGCAGAAACGTTTTAACAACCAGGACCTGTGCGTCAGCTATCTGGATGTAGGGCTCGGGGATGCCATGCTCGTCGAGGCGCCCCTGGGCGTGCGCCTTCTTATTGATGGAGGCGGTTTCCATGGCAGCGACTTCGATACAGGGAGGGCTGTTATCGCCCCCGTTCTGCTGTCGAAAAAGATATCCACCCTGGACTACGTAGTGAGCACCCATCCCCACGAGGATCACCTGGGAGGACTTAGATTCATTCTCAGGCACTTTCGCGTCAACGCCTTTGCCGGTGCCGCCTGTCTCGCGCAGGAGCTTCACATGAAGCGCATCCAGGACATCCTGGGAGAACAAAACATACCTTCGCTCCTTCTCACAGCCGGCGATGTGCTCCCCCTCTCTTCGGGCCCCGACATAGCGGTTCTCGCACCCTCCGGCGAGACTTCAGTCGAGGATCTCAACGATTCATCCCTCGTTCTGAGAATGACCTTCGGCGCCAAAAGCTTCCTCTTTACGGGAGATATCGGGGAAGACATCGAAAAGATGCTGGTCCTTTCAGAGGCGCCTTTGCGGTCCTCTGTTCTGAAGGTGCCCCATCATGGAAGCCGCCATTCCAGCACGGCCCACTTCATCCGCGCCATAAAGCCGCAATTGGCCGTTCTGAGCGTCGGCCCGGGCATCCGGGGAATACCTTCCCGCGAGGCGATCGCCCGCTATGCTTTCCTGTCGGTTCCCCTGTACAGGACCGATCGCGATGGATGCGTCACGGTATGCACCGATGGGAGGAAATTAACGGTGGAAAGGGATAACAACCAATGA